The genomic region AGCACAATTAATATAATAAACGGGATAATCCATGTACTAATAGTCGTTATCACACTCATGACTTATTCCTCCGTACCCGTCGATAATAGAAAAAACGGTCCACACAAAGGGCGCCAATGGTTGAAATGCCCGTAGCAAGAATGGTTGTCCCTACAATTTCCGTTGGATTGGCAGAGTCGTATTGCATTCGAATAGCAATAACCGTTGTGGGAATTAAAGTCACACTTGAGGTATTTAACGCCAGAAACGTAACCATGGACCTTGAAGCCTCAATGGAATCGTTGTTTATCTTTTTCATTTCCTCCATCGCTTTGATTCCCAGGGGGGTCGCTGCATTTCCGAGACCGAACAGGTTGGCGGAAAAGTTAGATAAAATATATCCCATCGCCGGATGTTCAGGCGGGATTTCAGGGAATATCCGTTTAAAAATGGGTTTAAATAAGTTTGCCAGTCCTCTTAACAGACCTGCATTTTCAGCAATTCGCATAATGCCCAGCCAAAAGACCAGTACACTTATTAATCCAATGGCAAGCATAACCGCTTCATCCGCGCTTTCAAAGATTGCCTCATTCACCTCGTCCATTGTTCCATTAAACATCGCATAAATAATTCCTGTAACAGCCAGGAAGACCCAGATTAAATTAACCATTTATAAAACCCCATTTAATTGATGAAATAAGTCTTTGACTTTATCAAACAGGCTATCCTCTTTTGGCAGTACGGGTTCTTTAATAATATTTCTCTCTGCTAAAACCTGATCATTTAAGGAATATATCCTCTTTCCAATGACCTCATCATCTGACATCTGAAAATCTTCTTTTATATAAGTCTTACTTTCTATCATTTCGGACTCTTTTTTGGATAACGGCAAAACTACAGGATTTACGATTTCAGCTGACACGGTGTTCCCGCCAGGAAGTGAAAGCTCAATCTGTCCCATATCACGAATCAGCTTTAAATCAAAGGAATTGAACCCCCATTCAAACAGACGGGTATGATCATCCCAATCTTTCCGATCATTTAAAGTCACCACAATCAACTTCATATCATCCTTTTCGGCACTGGTAACCAGTGTTCTTCCCGCTTTCCTTGTATAACCGGTTTTTCCGCCAATACAGTAAGGATATCTTGTTAACAGCTTGTTCTTATTGTGCCACGGGAAGCGTTCATTTTCCCCCTTATACTTTTTTGTACCGGATATTTTTGAAAACGTCTTATTCTGCATGGCATACCTCATTAATAATGCCATGTCATACGCAGTGGAATAATGGCCATCAGCTTCCAGGCCATGCGGGTTTGCAAAATGAGAGTCTGTCATCCCAATCCATTGCGCCTTTTGATTCATCAAATGGGTAAAGCCTGGCAGACTTCCTCCTACATGCTCAGCGATTGCTACGGCAGCGTCATTCCCTGACCTGAGCATTAATCCATAAACCAGGTCCTTTAGCTTTACTTTGTCACCCGCATCTAAATAAATTGAGGAGCCTTCTGTTCTTACCGCATTTTCACTCACTGTAACCGTTTCATTCAAATCACCATGTTCAATGGCTACGATCGCTGTCAGGATTTTCGTAATACTGGCTATACTTTTTTTCTGGTGTGCATTCTTATCAAATAGAACTCTTCCGGACTCATACTCCATTAATACAGCATTTTCAGCCGAAACTCCTGGTGCAGCATGTGCAGTTACTGGATGCCAGGCAGTATATAGAAACGGAAGGATCATGATAATAATGAGCATTTTTTTGATGTTTTTCAAAACAAGTCCTCCATTTCATGGTGTTTGTACTAAAATATGAAGGAAAGGACGGGCTTATGACAAAAACAGATGGAACCATACAAGTCAAATGCTCAGACATGAGTTTACGGCAGTAGAAGCTATAAAAAGCCATAAAAAGTCATTAAAATATCCCTATCCAATATTGATAGGGATCCATCTGAAGTATCCAATTCAAGCTAAAGTCCAGGTTAATTGCTTTGCCTGATTAAAACGGGTTTGGACGTCCTGCCAGTTTACAACCTTCCACCAGTTGTCTACATATTTCCCTTTATCCGTTTGGTACTGTAAATAATAGGCATGCTCCCAAACATCTAATACGAGCAGCGGGATAACGTCCCAAAGAGCATACATATTGTGTTTTTCGATTGTCTGAATGGCAACACGGCCAGAACGCAGCTCCCACACAAGCATCGCCCAACCTGTCCCCTGTACAGACTTTGCGGCATGGGTAAATAGCTGTTTGAACCGTTTAAAACTGCCAAAAACCTGTTTGAGATGTGCGGCAAGCTCTCCCGTTGGCTTCCTGTCACCATCAGGGGACATATTATTCCAAAAAATGGTGTGAAGGAAGTGTCCACTTCCATTGAACGACTGCTCTCTCATCCAATGCCTTAGCATTTGACTATTTTGAGATTCACTCCATTTGTCGATCATTTGCTCAGCCTTATTTAAACCTTCAACATAACTTTTATGGTGGATATCATGATGAAGCCGCATAATTTCTTCAGAGATTACCGGCTCAAGAGCATCGTAATCATAAGGAAGAGGCGGAAGACTATGTTCTCCTATCGGCACACGATTCGCATTTGGCTGCTCTCCTCGTTCTGTAACGATGTCTTCCACCATTTCCTCACCACTCCTCTGAATGTGTTCCAGGTCCTGCTGTGTCACAGATTGATGATTTGTTAAATACGTTTGAATATTGTTCCGCCAGTTTTCCATCCTGCTTTGTACAAATGATAGACTCACGTTTTTTCGATTATTTATGACTTTTTCTTCTACCTCATCTGCCCAATTTAACAAGGCATATAAATATTGTCTGGTTTGTGCATTCATCTACATCACCTCGACATCATCATATGCCCAGGTCTACCAAATGTGAAAAAGCTTCCCCTATTATGAGGAAGCTTTTGTTACGGTCTATGAAGTTTAAGGGGGATATTCCAGCATTTCATTGATGACCTTTTCGACAGTATCCCATTCAACCTTCTCAAACAGAGAGGAAAAGTGGTCCCAATCAGGAACATACAATCTTTTTTGCTGCTTGTACTCCGGATTTGTTATAAGTAAGGCTAACGCTGCCACTTCTTTAAAATCATAATGGTACGGACCTGAAGAAATCACAGGTTCCTTATCGAAAGGTGTAACCGTTGAAAAATTCCGATTAAAGTATTCAGGATAGACAAGCTGAAATTCCTGTTCAAACCTGTCCTCGTGATAAATAACCTGCGAACGAATAAATCCATCTTCAGGTGAAGCCGGAACACTTTTTTCCAACTGACGGCCGGTGAAATTTTTGATCTCCAACCCCCATCCTCCCATATATCGTATTTACTTATATCGTACTATACTTTATTTGAAAAGTCAGTCATTTATTCAGTCTTTAAAAGTCTGTATCTTCTTTAAATCTTTCAAAGAATAAATCAGCTTCCATTTCCATATTTTCATCTATTAAATCCTCAGGTAATGGCGGTAACTCTTCCAATGAGGTTAAACCAAAGAAGGAAAGAAACTGGGTCGTAGTCACAAATAAAACGGGCCGTCCACTCGTTTCCTTCCTCCCGGCCTCTTCAATAAGCTGACGTGAAATCAATGTCTGAACAGGGCCATCACTGTTTACCCCTCTAATTTCTTCAATTTCCGTTCGTGTAATCGGCTGGTTATAGGCAATAATCGCCAGCGTTTCCAGAGCAGCCTGGGAGAGGCGGGATGATGAGGGGGTTTCTACGAGCTTTTCAAAATAATGCGCATGCTCCGGTTTTGTCGTTAAATGAAAAAAATCAGCAGACTGCATAATCGTAATTCCCCGTTGTTCATGCTCATAATCATACTTTAGTTCGTCAACAATGACGTCTACGGCGGTCTGGTCTACTTCAAGAACCTTTGCCAGCTGCTTCTTACTAAGCCCCTCTTCACCTGAAGCAAATAATAGTCCTTCTGTTGCTGCTTTTAACTTCTGTAATTCCATTGTGATCCTCCGTTTAATCCGTTAATTGATCTTCTTCATTCTGATAAATGATAATATCGGAAAAATTTGTTTCCTGTTCACAAATAATCATTCTGCTTTTCATTAATTCAAGTAATGCAATAAATGATACAACAATATGGGAACGAACAGGTGAGGGAAATAATTCATCAAAGAAAATTTTCCGATTTGCCTGTCGGATATAATCCAGCATTTGGTCCATACGTTGCTGAATTGGAATATCCTGCCTCTCGACTGTTGTTTCCAGGGGTTCGTTCCATTTCTTTCTTTGAAACAGCTTCTGTAATGCACCAATCATGTCAAAAATGGTTACTTCTCCATGATTTTCAACGGGTTTATTTTCATTTTTATAAACGTCCAGATTCACAGGCGGTCGTGTGTAAATCTGATTCGTTTCCAATTCTCTGTCCTTAAGGTTTTGTGCTGCTTCCTTGTATTTACGATATTCAATTAATCGCCTCATCAGGTCCTCTCTCGGATCCTCTTCTTCATACTCATCCTCTTCCAATTCCAGTTCCTGGTTAGGGATAAGCATCTTACTCTTAATTTCAATTAACGTTGCAGCCATCACCAGATACTCACTGGCTATATTCAGCTCCAGCTGTTGCATCGTATGGATGTAGCCCATATATTGTTCTGTAATTTGAGCAACCGGAATATCATATATATCAATTTCATAACGATTAATCAAATGTAATAGTAAATCCAGCGGTCCTTCAAATGTGTCCAATTTAACAAGATATTCTTCGCCCATCTTCATCAGAATTCCTTCCCTGAAAAAATTAATTCAATTCTTTATATCCGCCTATACAACATTAAATAAATGTACATAAGGTATTAACGTAAGAAACATGGTAAAAGGTTATGAGTTACCGATATTTCCTTTTATCATTGTAATCTAAAAAAGGAGGATTTACTATGGGTTCATATGGTTATGGCGGCGGTTTCGCGTTAATCGTAGTATTGTTCATTCTGTTAATTATTGTTGGTGCAAGCTGGGGTTATGGAGGATATTAATTCATCCTCAAAACCGCGCTAAGCTTATCAAGGCTTAGCGCTTTGTTTTTTTAATATCAAGGAATATATTTATCATTGTCCGTTTCTCATGATAAACTGAAAAAAATGATTCTTTACTTGCAGTTACTGTACTTTAAAGTTAAAGGAGTTGCTGGTATGTATGACGATGCATATGTGACATATCTGGCTCACTTTACAGGAACCAGGGACTATTTCGAATGTCATGAGATATTGGAGGAAAGGTGGAAAAAGGAGACACCCTTGGACCGAAATTCAATCTGGGTTGGTTTTATCCAGTTGGCAGTTTCATTATACCATCAGCGGAGAGGAAACCATGTGGGAGCCTTACGCTTGATAAAAAAGGCAAAGCAAAAATTTCATCTTCATCATGCGTTAATCGAAAACTTTGGACTATCCAAATCCGAAATGTTAAAAACCCTTGATATGCTTGAATCCAACATACAGCAGAAGAAAGCTTATCAGAGTATTTCATTACCCATTCAGGATAAGCGCCTTACTGAACAAGTCAGGCAAAAGTGCTCCAAATGGAATTGCGCGTTCAATTCCAAAAGCGATTTATCTGATCATTATATTGTACATAAGCACATGTTGCGACACGACAATTAAAGGCTAGATGGACTGATCTCTTTGAATCACTTCTTCACACTTTTTCACAAAAGATTCCGTACGATCATCCGCACAAACGATATAACGGTTCTCATATTGTGTGCGTACTGCATCAATCATCTTCTTTCCAATCCCCTGATGCCGGTGGGATGGATTTACAGAGATATGCTGAATCACTGCCTTTTCTTCATTCTCAATTCGGATTCCAACAGCTCCCAGCAGGTCTTCTTCCTTCCAAAGATATAAATGCCAATCTTCATTTGACTCATATTCCTTAATTGTCTGCTGCAGTTTCTTTACATCCTTTTCTTCCGGCATAAATGATAGTAAACCCATCGCTATTTTTTCAAATGTTTTTTTGTAACGTATTAACATAATAATCCCTCATTATTCGAAAGTCACTCTGATTTATACCCTTCAAACGCAAAACGTCTATCATTCAACTATACTTATACGTTTATTTATAAATACATCTTTTCCATTTCATTCTAATATTAGTCCTATATTTTTCCATTCAGAGCCGCTTGACCATAATGTTCTATATAATTTATCCCTTTTCCTTCTAACATAGTGTATTTATCTAAACAATATAATACCAGTAAATAAATCCCCAAATAAGACCAAATCCTGCCAGCAATAAAAATAATCGTCTATTTTTCTTTCGCATTATCGTAAATCCTCCAAAAAGGATATCATTTCTCTCTTATTATAATTCCTTTTACTCTTCATGCAAATGGTATTCATTCACTAATTTAATCTCTTGCCCCTAAGCTTTTCATAATAACCTCTACACAAACATACCCATCCGATTTTTTCCTCCCAAGCCGAAATGGAATTATGTTTAGGATGGCAAGCCATAAATTAAACCAAATAGCTAATTGAATGACCGTATTTTCATAGGAGATAAAAGATGTCCCCCATGCCACAACTCCATTCATTATGGGACCGGCTAATGATATCAACACCTTTTCCCAGGCTTTGAAGTCATCTTCTTTTTCACTTAGGGACTGACCCCCCATAAATAAAAGGGTGTGCAGATGAAGATGAATCCTCCCTACTCTTAAGGCTGCCCTTTCCCTGCCTGAACCAATA from Virgibacillus sp. MSP4-1 harbors:
- a CDS encoding nucleoside recognition domain-containing protein, with protein sequence MVNLIWVFLAVTGIIYAMFNGTMDEVNEAIFESADEAVMLAIGLISVLVFWLGIMRIAENAGLLRGLANLFKPIFKRIFPEIPPEHPAMGYILSNFSANLFGLGNAATPLGIKAMEEMKKINNDSIEASRSMVTFLALNTSSVTLIPTTVIAIRMQYDSANPTEIVGTTILATGISTIGALCVDRFFYYRRVRRNKS
- a CDS encoding D-alanyl-D-alanine carboxypeptidase family protein produces the protein MKNIKKMLIIIMILPFLYTAWHPVTAHAAPGVSAENAVLMEYESGRVLFDKNAHQKKSIASITKILTAIVAIEHGDLNETVTVSENAVRTEGSSIYLDAGDKVKLKDLVYGLMLRSGNDAAVAIAEHVGGSLPGFTHLMNQKAQWIGMTDSHFANPHGLEADGHYSTAYDMALLMRYAMQNKTFSKISGTKKYKGENERFPWHNKNKLLTRYPYCIGGKTGYTRKAGRTLVTSAEKDDMKLIVVTLNDRKDWDDHTRLFEWGFNSFDLKLIRDMGQIELSLPGGNTVSAEIVNPVVLPLSKKESEMIESKTYIKEDFQMSDDEVIGKRIYSLNDQVLAERNIIKEPVLPKEDSLFDKVKDLFHQLNGVL
- a CDS encoding superoxide dismutase, producing MNAQTRQYLYALLNWADEVEEKVINNRKNVSLSFVQSRMENWRNNIQTYLTNHQSVTQQDLEHIQRSGEEMVEDIVTERGEQPNANRVPIGEHSLPPLPYDYDALEPVISEEIMRLHHDIHHKSYVEGLNKAEQMIDKWSESQNSQMLRHWMREQSFNGSGHFLHTIFWNNMSPDGDRKPTGELAAHLKQVFGSFKRFKQLFTHAAKSVQGTGWAMLVWELRSGRVAIQTIEKHNMYALWDVIPLLVLDVWEHAYYLQYQTDKGKYVDNWWKVVNWQDVQTRFNQAKQLTWTLA
- the scpB gene encoding SMC-Scp complex subunit ScpB, yielding MELQKLKAATEGLLFASGEEGLSKKQLAKVLEVDQTAVDVIVDELKYDYEHEQRGITIMQSADFFHLTTKPEHAHYFEKLVETPSSSRLSQAALETLAIIAYNQPITRTEIEEIRGVNSDGPVQTLISRQLIEEAGRKETSGRPVLFVTTTQFLSFFGLTSLEELPPLPEDLIDENMEMEADLFFERFKEDTDF
- a CDS encoding segregation/condensation protein A, with translation MGEEYLVKLDTFEGPLDLLLHLINRYEIDIYDIPVAQITEQYMGYIHTMQQLELNIASEYLVMAATLIEIKSKMLIPNQELELEEDEYEEEDPREDLMRRLIEYRKYKEAAQNLKDRELETNQIYTRPPVNLDVYKNENKPVENHGEVTIFDMIGALQKLFQRKKWNEPLETTVERQDIPIQQRMDQMLDYIRQANRKIFFDELFPSPVRSHIVVSFIALLELMKSRMIICEQETNFSDIIIYQNEEDQLTD
- a CDS encoding YjcZ family sporulation protein, which codes for MGSYGYGGGFALIVVLFILLIIVGASWGYGGY
- a CDS encoding DUF309 domain-containing protein — its product is MYDDAYVTYLAHFTGTRDYFECHEILEERWKKETPLDRNSIWVGFIQLAVSLYHQRRGNHVGALRLIKKAKQKFHLHHALIENFGLSKSEMLKTLDMLESNIQQKKAYQSISLPIQDKRLTEQVRQKCSKWNCAFNSKSDLSDHYIVHKHMLRHDN
- a CDS encoding GNAT family N-acetyltransferase; translated protein: MLIRYKKTFEKIAMGLLSFMPEEKDVKKLQQTIKEYESNEDWHLYLWKEEDLLGAVGIRIENEEKAVIQHISVNPSHRHQGIGKKMIDAVRTQYENRYIVCADDRTESFVKKCEEVIQRDQSI
- a CDS encoding M50 family metallopeptidase — translated: MISFVIFFLLIAPLTILFHEFGHAGMAYILKADFVHFFIGSGRERAALRVGRIHLHLHTLLFMGGQSLSEKEDDFKAWEKVLISLAGPIMNGVVAWGTSFISYENTVIQLAIWFNLWLAILNIIPFRLGRKKSDGYVCVEVIMKSLGARD